A window of Sulfuricurvum sp. contains these coding sequences:
- a CDS encoding helicase-related protein: protein MAKKKKKMIKLNQSIRHFFGDEGFDEGIERVPTETLVALAHALGIFDGTTKKELLVKTFRRLWSEGESDNRHLVVDFFTLNGKIYPNPIPREKPHEREEKIDELFDAFEMSRDERVALHAAFSDIRTRKITSDKIASKLEHIRYIRKRESLEKAVEGKFDYDDRLEFYASILYDLGEEKFSKIHVLKTTALDSTRLHVESIDALIPYVTAIKEEYTAQKQLQISTFIASLKLDNHRYLTHNEIIASLKGAPPSNTNTFYPLNMETLGRILPSHAIGIEFVGEELLIEYPQAILLPYYDEPLVHTTHIQISHAEITKLIWDEADLVFDEQFEIQGHELKENFLRELDLLAQECREHARLLNLSDNALYPMIYEILLPYLHENLHISSKVTRRVLFHFDRLIKDELLKKQRQELLARTVRDFKNLFPLARSLRRRLIFHTGPTNSGKTYSAMEQLRRGGTGYYLAPLRLLALEGYEDLKEHGVNASLITGEEQIVDEDATHISSTIEMLSFESEVDVCVIDEVQMIGDRDRGWAWANAIIGAPAKTVIMTGSSNALEAIEALAHYLGEPLEIVRFERKNPLELLTQPTPITAIEPQSAIIAFTRSNALRLKQQLSATYRTSIIYGNLGPEVRREEARRFRDGETQILIATDAIAMGLNLPIKTLLFSKADKFDGQNQRDLTVSEMQQIAGRAGRYGLSEKGFVGALTGDVLKKIAPLFTKKAEDITIPFNVMASYDHIQLVSSILEEKSLSNIINFFVENMKFEGPFRAVNLESMAEAAAIVDHYDLDMKSKYILATAPLSTKSPIVMGAYERYVKALAQAKPIAYIPPRHGGTYAQTSEELQDAEDQIKEISLYLWLSYRMGEFFVDSEKARSFRGELNRFIETSLKQSHFVPRCKTCGKPLAPNAEFSICQSCFHNLNRAKQGVRDKRDSPREAGGARKTRR, encoded by the coding sequence ATGGCAAAGAAAAAGAAAAAAATGATAAAACTTAACCAATCCATCCGCCATTTTTTTGGCGATGAAGGATTTGATGAGGGTATTGAGCGCGTTCCGACCGAAACTCTTGTTGCACTCGCCCATGCCCTCGGTATTTTCGATGGGACGACCAAAAAAGAGCTTCTCGTCAAAACCTTTCGGCGGCTGTGGTCAGAGGGGGAGAGCGATAACCGTCACCTTGTCGTCGATTTTTTCACCCTAAACGGCAAAATCTATCCCAATCCGATTCCGCGTGAGAAACCTCATGAGAGGGAAGAGAAAATCGATGAGCTGTTTGATGCATTCGAGATGAGCCGTGATGAGAGGGTAGCACTGCACGCGGCGTTTTCAGATATCCGTACCCGTAAAATCACCTCTGATAAAATTGCTTCCAAACTCGAACACATCCGCTACATTCGCAAACGTGAATCTCTCGAAAAAGCGGTGGAGGGGAAATTTGATTACGATGATCGGTTGGAGTTTTATGCCTCTATCCTCTACGATTTAGGGGAGGAGAAATTTAGCAAAATCCATGTTCTTAAAACGACTGCATTGGATTCCACCCGTCTGCATGTTGAGAGTATTGATGCTCTCATACCCTATGTCACCGCTATCAAAGAGGAGTATACGGCGCAAAAACAGCTTCAAATTTCGACGTTTATTGCCTCGCTCAAACTCGATAACCACCGATACCTCACCCATAACGAGATTATCGCATCACTCAAAGGTGCCCCGCCTAGTAACACCAACACCTTTTACCCTCTCAACATGGAGACACTGGGGCGTATCCTCCCCTCTCATGCTATCGGGATAGAGTTTGTGGGAGAAGAGCTTCTCATCGAGTATCCGCAAGCAATTTTACTCCCTTATTATGATGAGCCGTTAGTCCATACAACCCACATTCAAATCTCTCACGCTGAGATTACCAAATTGATTTGGGATGAAGCCGATTTGGTCTTTGATGAGCAGTTTGAGATTCAAGGACACGAGCTCAAAGAGAACTTTTTACGTGAATTAGACCTCTTAGCCCAAGAGTGTCGTGAGCATGCAAGACTGCTCAACCTCAGCGATAATGCCCTCTATCCGATGATTTATGAGATTCTTTTGCCCTATCTGCATGAAAACCTCCATATCAGCTCCAAAGTAACCCGCCGTGTCTTATTCCACTTTGACCGTCTTATTAAAGACGAGCTCCTCAAAAAACAGCGTCAAGAGTTATTGGCGCGAACGGTACGTGATTTTAAAAATCTCTTCCCACTCGCACGCTCACTCCGTCGTCGTCTCATTTTTCATACAGGTCCCACTAACAGCGGTAAAACCTACAGCGCAATGGAGCAGTTGCGACGCGGTGGGACGGGCTATTATCTCGCCCCGTTGCGTTTGTTAGCACTGGAGGGGTATGAAGATTTAAAAGAGCACGGTGTGAACGCTTCGCTTATCACGGGTGAAGAGCAAATCGTCGATGAAGATGCCACCCATATCAGCTCCACCATCGAGATGCTCAGTTTTGAGAGTGAAGTGGATGTGTGCGTTATCGATGAGGTGCAAATGATCGGTGATCGTGATCGGGGATGGGCGTGGGCGAATGCTATCATTGGTGCCCCTGCTAAAACCGTCATTATGACCGGCTCCTCCAATGCACTCGAAGCGATAGAAGCACTCGCTCATTATTTGGGTGAACCTCTGGAGATTGTCCGTTTTGAGCGAAAGAATCCCCTCGAACTCCTCACACAACCCACTCCGATTACCGCCATCGAGCCTCAAAGTGCCATTATCGCCTTTACCCGCTCCAACGCGCTACGTCTCAAGCAACAACTCTCTGCGACCTATCGCACGAGTATCATCTATGGTAATCTCGGACCCGAAGTGCGTCGTGAAGAGGCACGCCGTTTTCGTGACGGTGAGACACAAATCCTCATCGCCACCGATGCTATCGCGATGGGGTTAAATCTCCCGATTAAAACATTGTTGTTTTCCAAAGCGGACAAATTTGACGGTCAAAACCAACGTGATCTCACCGTGAGTGAAATGCAACAAATCGCGGGACGAGCGGGGCGTTATGGGTTGAGTGAAAAAGGGTTTGTGGGGGCTCTCACCGGTGATGTTCTCAAAAAAATTGCACCGCTCTTTACGAAAAAAGCCGAAGATATCACGATACCGTTCAACGTCATGGCGTCGTATGATCATATCCAACTCGTTTCAAGCATTCTCGAAGAGAAGTCCCTCTCCAACATCATTAACTTTTTCGTCGAAAATATGAAATTCGAAGGACCGTTTCGGGCGGTCAATCTTGAATCGATGGCAGAAGCGGCCGCTATCGTCGATCATTATGACCTCGATATGAAGAGTAAATACATCCTCGCAACCGCACCGCTCTCTACCAAATCCCCTATCGTCATGGGTGCTTACGAGCGATATGTCAAAGCGTTAGCTCAAGCGAAACCGATTGCCTACATCCCTCCGCGTCATGGGGGAACCTATGCGCAAACCAGCGAAGAGCTCCAAGATGCCGAAGATCAGATAAAAGAGATTAGTTTGTATTTATGGTTGTCGTATCGGATGGGGGAATTTTTTGTTGACAGCGAAAAAGCGCGTAGTTTCAGAGGAGAGCTTAACCGTTTTATCGAAACCTCTCTCAAACAAAGCCATTTTGTCCCCCGTTGTAAAACGTGCGGAAAACCTCTCGCACCAAACGCAGAGTTTAGCATCTGTCAAAGCTGTTTTCACAACCTCAACCGTGCTAAACAAGGAGTTAGAGATAAACGCGATTCACCGCGAGAAGCTGGAGGAGCAAGAAAAACACGACGCTAA
- a CDS encoding DNA-binding protein, translated as MKKMTIADAAEYFNVSKEAIHNRIRRGSLDCIVENGVKFVAVESAKGNQASSNSVIDNRYTQYIEQENERLREKVDVLEKETTRLRDQREQMLIDERITVEQIYKERDAQLRNILNVVATKFLSHVNEDQVMQEAMGESKEIEEAINADIILVPSISDEWIPLKTFLKLKRYPESIKKNIKRRFRKAVEKGDGRFIVRDDKIFLNTSTYEYSDLLSGA; from the coding sequence ATGAAAAAAATGACAATAGCCGATGCCGCAGAGTATTTTAATGTCTCTAAAGAGGCTATCCACAATCGGATTCGTCGAGGGAGTTTGGATTGTATCGTAGAGAACGGAGTTAAATTTGTTGCCGTAGAGTCTGCTAAGGGGAATCAAGCATCTAGTAACAGTGTGATTGATAATCGTTATACCCAATATATCGAACAAGAGAACGAGCGATTACGTGAAAAAGTGGACGTTTTAGAGAAAGAGACGACACGCCTTCGTGATCAGCGTGAGCAGATGCTCATCGATGAGCGGATAACGGTGGAGCAAATCTACAAAGAGCGTGATGCTCAATTACGTAATATTTTGAATGTGGTTGCGACGAAGTTTCTCTCTCATGTGAATGAAGATCAGGTGATGCAAGAGGCGATGGGGGAGAGTAAAGAGATAGAAGAGGCAATTAATGCCGATATTATTCTTGTGCCGTCCATTAGTGATGAGTGGATTCCTCTCAAAACATTTTTAAAACTCAAGCGCTATCCAGAGAGTATCAAAAAGAATATCAAACGACGATTTAGAAAAGCAGTAGAGAAGGGTGATGGTCGTTTTATCGTTCGCGATGATAAGATTTTTTTAAACACTTCGACATACGAATATTCAGATTTACTTTCCGGAGCATAA
- a CDS encoding HD domain-containing phosphohydrolase — MSQKSRYLIIDKRIITEGEILDFSLFYPNETKTKMILLIETGSNITSDMKVTLRGIEKLYVKDSDHPAYQLYLDSHIQHIAARSDIPTEEKAAIVYEKATEVMNNMFHNPEALGNVQEIQPLVGGFIDIVLHDQNAVESLMQITAHDYYTHTHSINVSIYTISLGSFMGITGDELKTLGTAAVLHDIGKSKVDYNIINKNGRLDDMEFEEMKRHPSEGHTIALKLGITDERILTGIRHHHERLEGGGYPDNLKGDQISKFARIIGVCDVFDALSTKRSYKDPMSSFEALGLMKREFSTHLDMGMVNSFIKMLHKQGKS, encoded by the coding sequence ATGTCGCAAAAATCCCGTTATTTGATTATTGATAAAAGAATCATTACCGAGGGAGAAATTCTCGATTTTTCGTTGTTTTATCCCAATGAAACCAAGACGAAAATGATCCTTTTAATCGAAACGGGAAGCAATATTACGTCGGATATGAAAGTAACATTGCGAGGAATCGAAAAACTCTATGTTAAAGATTCCGATCACCCAGCTTATCAACTCTATCTGGACAGCCATATTCAGCACATTGCCGCGCGGAGTGATATCCCTACCGAAGAGAAAGCGGCAATAGTCTATGAAAAAGCGACCGAAGTGATGAACAATATGTTTCATAACCCCGAAGCGCTTGGCAATGTTCAGGAAATTCAGCCGCTAGTCGGTGGATTTATCGATATCGTTTTGCACGATCAAAATGCGGTTGAATCGTTGATGCAGATTACGGCACACGATTATTATACTCACACCCACTCCATCAATGTGAGTATTTACACAATCAGTTTGGGCTCATTTATGGGGATTACGGGGGATGAGCTTAAAACTCTCGGTACCGCTGCGGTTCTTCATGATATCGGTAAAAGCAAAGTTGATTACAACATCATCAATAAAAACGGTCGTTTGGACGATATGGAGTTTGAAGAGATGAAACGTCACCCCTCAGAGGGGCATACTATTGCCTTGAAACTGGGGATTACGGACGAGCGGATACTGACGGGTATACGTCACCATCACGAACGGTTGGAAGGTGGTGGATATCCTGATAACCTCAAAGGGGATCAAATTAGTAAATTTGCCCGAATTATCGGGGTGTGTGATGTGTTTGATGCCCTTTCTACCAAGCGTTCTTATAAAGATCCTATGAGCTCGTTTGAAGCGTTAGGGCTTATGAAGAGGGAGTTTAGCACCCATTTGGATATGGGTATGGTGAATTCGTTTATCAAAATGTTACACAAGCAAGGAAAATCATGA
- a CDS encoding YajQ family cyclic di-GMP-binding protein yields MASEHSLDISAKIDLQAFKDAIAQAEKEVIGRYDFKGITYEINYREKEKQLILLASSDNKLDALKDIVIGRLIKRGLSSKALEELKTEDASGGSRKATYKVVDTIEAKEAKKIMAEIKNLKTKANAQIEGEHIRIKSKQIDELQKIMAHIKSLEWDAPLVFDNFR; encoded by the coding sequence ATGGCATCAGAACACTCTCTCGACATCTCCGCAAAAATCGATCTCCAAGCGTTTAAAGACGCGATTGCCCAAGCTGAAAAAGAGGTAATCGGACGGTATGATTTCAAAGGAATCACCTATGAAATCAATTACCGTGAAAAAGAGAAACAACTCATCCTCCTCGCATCAAGCGATAACAAACTCGATGCTCTAAAAGATATTGTGATTGGAAGACTTATAAAGCGCGGTCTCTCCTCTAAAGCCCTCGAAGAGCTCAAAACCGAAGACGCAAGTGGCGGGTCTCGAAAAGCGACCTATAAAGTAGTCGATACCATCGAAGCCAAAGAGGCTAAAAAGATTATGGCGGAGATTAAAAATCTTAAAACCAAAGCAAATGCTCAAATCGAAGGGGAACATATCCGTATCAAATCGAAACAGATTGATGAACTTCAAAAGATTATGGCGCACATAAAATCACTCGAGTGGGATGCCCCTCTCGTATTTGATAATTTCCGGTAG
- a CDS encoding 2Fe-2S iron-sulfur cluster-binding protein yields the protein MNISIQRSTNGELQTYNVELENATLLTILNHIKTKQDPTLTYSHGCRSGVCGSCAVRVNGREQLMCEYKPSDGDIVEPIRNARVIRDLVVDSSAVERFNRIGLAWNEASINEKMSSNEMAQIETQSDCILCTSCFSACPVYSVNPDFIGPFALTRVWRYVNDPREQNSDDKIAAVQTNGIWDCTLCGECVPVCPQNIAPAQDIRMLRTKSGMMGYSDPNMESMFGGGLDFGSPMF from the coding sequence ATGAATATTTCAATACAGCGTTCGACTAATGGGGAATTACAAACTTATAACGTCGAGTTAGAGAATGCGACATTATTAACGATTCTCAATCATATCAAAACAAAGCAAGATCCGACTCTCACCTATTCACATGGATGCCGAAGCGGTGTATGTGGAAGCTGTGCTGTCCGAGTGAATGGACGCGAGCAACTGATGTGTGAATACAAACCAAGCGATGGGGATATAGTTGAACCGATTCGTAATGCGCGTGTTATACGTGATTTAGTGGTCGATAGTTCTGCCGTGGAGCGTTTTAATCGAATAGGTTTGGCATGGAATGAAGCCTCTATAAACGAAAAGATGAGTAGTAATGAAATGGCGCAGATTGAGACGCAAAGCGATTGTATTTTGTGCACGTCGTGTTTTAGTGCTTGCCCTGTGTATTCTGTCAATCCTGATTTTATCGGTCCCTTTGCTCTCACTCGTGTTTGGCGGTATGTGAATGATCCTCGTGAACAAAACAGTGATGACAAAATAGCGGCAGTACAAACAAACGGGATTTGGGATTGCACTCTCTGCGGAGAGTGTGTCCCCGTCTGTCCCCAAAATATTGCCCCTGCACAAGATATCCGAATGTTACGGACGAAGAGTGGGATGATGGGGTATAGCGATCCAAATATGGAATCGATGTTTGGTGGCGGTTTGGATTTTGGCTCACCAATGTTTTAA
- a CDS encoding FAD-binding protein: MAKVLIIGSGGAGLVSALSAHEAGAEVIVASKTLPTRSQTSMAQGGMNAVLGLDDAIEDHISDTLNSSAGLGDESRIAFMCESAPEAVRWCNSIGLPFSRDESGEIARRRLGGASSPRACYAQDYTGLKLLHTLYDQSLKAGIVFKNDRFLLNLVVDEETNRVLGATFLVIESGEVEEIRADAVILATGGYGNLYGKHSTNSVQASGDGLAAAVRAGARLADMEFIQFHPTALKGSSILISESARGAGGYLLNAHKERFTDELAPRDVVARAIHDEIAKSGAVYLDIRHLGEEFITHELPQERKLAQIYEGIDPVHELIPIKPSAHYSMGGIEVNTQCMSSVQGLFAVGECANHKTHGANRLGGNSLLELVVFGRECGRSAVEFGNKYPVATVENSQLAKDTNFIRGVMYFTNQIDFYQKQEMLANIFYNNVGLVREDMGLKAVLGAIRQMQKELPFMGPRDKSKICNTNLVEFIEFGNKIELSEIIVVGAISRVESRGAHYRSDAPVRNDRMFGAHTITWKEGGVLCVDFMQ; this comes from the coding sequence ATGGCGAAAGTATTGATTATCGGGAGTGGCGGTGCAGGATTGGTGAGTGCACTCTCAGCTCATGAAGCGGGTGCAGAGGTGATTGTCGCCTCCAAAACCCTTCCGACCCGTTCCCAAACCTCGATGGCACAGGGGGGGATGAATGCGGTTTTGGGCTTAGACGACGCAATCGAAGATCATATTTCCGATACCCTCAACTCTTCTGCCGGATTGGGGGATGAGAGTCGAATCGCTTTTATGTGCGAGAGTGCTCCCGAAGCGGTACGTTGGTGTAACAGTATAGGATTGCCCTTTAGCCGTGATGAATCGGGTGAAATAGCACGTAGACGACTTGGTGGTGCAAGCTCACCGCGAGCGTGTTATGCGCAGGACTACACGGGTCTAAAACTCCTCCATACGTTGTATGACCAATCTCTAAAAGCGGGAATTGTATTTAAAAATGACCGTTTTTTACTCAATCTAGTCGTCGATGAAGAGACTAACCGCGTGTTAGGGGCTACGTTTCTCGTCATCGAGAGTGGTGAAGTGGAAGAGATACGTGCCGATGCAGTTATCCTTGCTACGGGCGGGTATGGAAATCTTTACGGTAAACACTCGACCAATTCGGTGCAGGCGAGCGGGGATGGATTAGCGGCGGCAGTACGTGCGGGGGCGCGTTTAGCCGATATGGAGTTTATCCAGTTTCACCCCACAGCACTTAAAGGCTCATCGATTTTGATTAGTGAGAGTGCGCGCGGTGCGGGGGGATATTTGCTAAACGCACACAAAGAGCGTTTTACCGATGAGTTGGCTCCACGTGATGTCGTGGCACGTGCTATCCACGATGAGATAGCTAAAAGTGGAGCTGTTTATCTCGATATTCGCCATTTGGGAGAGGAATTTATCACTCATGAACTCCCACAAGAGCGAAAGTTAGCACAGATTTATGAGGGGATTGATCCTGTTCATGAATTGATTCCGATTAAACCCTCTGCCCACTACAGTATGGGGGGTATCGAGGTTAATACGCAGTGTATGAGCAGTGTGCAGGGGTTGTTTGCCGTCGGTGAGTGTGCCAATCACAAAACACACGGTGCTAACCGTTTGGGGGGTAATTCGCTTTTGGAATTGGTCGTGTTTGGGCGCGAATGCGGACGAAGCGCAGTTGAATTTGGAAATAAATATCCTGTCGCTACTGTGGAAAACAGCCAGTTAGCCAAAGATACCAACTTTATCCGAGGGGTGATGTATTTTACGAACCAAATCGATTTTTATCAAAAACAAGAGATGTTAGCGAATATCTTTTATAACAACGTAGGACTGGTACGTGAGGATATGGGGCTTAAGGCGGTGCTTGGGGCGATTCGTCAGATGCAGAAAGAGTTGCCGTTTATGGGACCGCGTGACAAGTCGAAAATTTGCAATACCAATCTGGTCGAGTTTATCGAGTTTGGAAATAAAATTGAGCTCTCTGAGATTATTGTTGTCGGTGCGATTAGTCGTGTCGAGAGTCGGGGGGCACATTATCGCAGTGATGCCCCAGTGCGGAATGATCGAATGTTCGGAGCTCATACAATAACATGGAAAGAAGGTGGAGTGCTATGCGTGGATTTTATGCAGTGA
- a CDS encoding AEC family transporter encodes MQTLFSIMGIYLFIAVGFGAKWSFKEKIDDRTITLLSIYFLQIFLTFWGLLKRPIDTELLFAPALYLGISLLALLLMIPLAKIFFHNPKERSIATVAALIGNTGNLGIPLGIALFGEQSVPYLTLINLMNVFVVYTIGVFFYSRGEFSVRDSLINILKLPVLWAAMVAIILNLAGYHPSAAVDKTLMMGAYASMTMQLVLFGIYLYGIQLREINMRLSGWVISTKFLLIPLMTFFILQHIAMDPMVKGLLFLELLVPLAVANVNLASLYNCSPKTVTVQVFITSVLFLGIAFVLPTLLKMF; translated from the coding sequence ATGCAAACTTTATTCTCAATTATGGGTATTTACCTCTTTATCGCTGTCGGTTTTGGTGCCAAATGGAGCTTCAAAGAAAAAATCGACGACCGTACCATAACATTGCTCAGTATCTATTTTTTACAGATTTTTCTCACCTTTTGGGGATTGCTCAAACGCCCTATCGATACGGAACTGCTCTTTGCCCCTGCACTGTATTTGGGAATTTCCCTTTTAGCATTGCTACTAATGATTCCTCTGGCGAAAATATTTTTTCATAACCCTAAAGAGCGCTCCATTGCTACCGTCGCCGCATTAATCGGCAATACTGGAAATCTCGGTATCCCCTTGGGAATCGCCCTTTTTGGAGAGCAAAGCGTCCCCTATCTCACCCTCATCAATCTGATGAATGTTTTTGTCGTCTATACCATCGGAGTCTTTTTTTATTCACGCGGAGAGTTCAGCGTACGAGACTCTCTCATAAATATCCTCAAACTCCCCGTCCTTTGGGCGGCGATGGTAGCCATCATCCTAAACCTAGCGGGGTATCATCCTAGTGCGGCAGTGGATAAAACATTAATGATGGGGGCATACGCCTCGATGACGATGCAGTTGGTACTGTTTGGGATTTATCTCTATGGGATTCAACTACGAGAGATCAATATGCGTCTAAGCGGATGGGTAATATCTACAAAATTTCTTTTAATACCGTTGATGACATTTTTTATATTGCAACATATCGCAATGGATCCGATGGTCAAAGGGCTTTTGTTTTTGGAGCTGTTAGTCCCCCTAGCGGTAGCGAATGTCAATCTCGCATCGCTCTATAACTGCTCACCTAAAACGGTTACGGTACAAGTGTTTATCACCTCTGTACTCTTTTTAGGGATTGCGTTTGTACTCCCTACACTGTTAAAAATGTTTTGA